Proteins encoded in a region of the Calypte anna isolate BGI_N300 chromosome 15, bCalAnn1_v1.p, whole genome shotgun sequence genome:
- the RAN gene encoding GTP-binding nuclear protein Ran, whose amino-acid sequence MAAQGEPQVQFKLVLVGDGGTGKTTFVKRHLTGEFEKKYVATLGVEVHPLVFHTNRGPIKFNVWDTAGQEKFGGLRDGYYIQAQCAIIMFDVTSRVTYKNVPNWHRDLVRVCENIPIVLCGNKVDIKDRKVKAKSIVFHRKKNLQYYDISAKSNYNFEKPFLWLARKLIGDPNLEFVAMPALAPPEVVMDPALAAQYEQDLQIAQTTALPDEDDDL is encoded by the exons ATGGCCGCCCAAGGAGAGCCTCAAGTGCAGTTTAAG CTTGTCCTGGTTGGTGATGGTGGCACTGGTAAAACAACATTTGTAAAGCGTCATTTGACTGGTGAATTTGAAAAGAAGTATGTAG CAACTCTGGGTGTTGAAGTTCATCCTCTGGTGTTCCATACTAACAGAGGACCTATTAAATTTAATGTATGGGACACAGCTGGCCAAGAGAAATTTGGTGGCCTGCGAGATGGCTATTACATCCAAG CTCAGTGTGCCATCATAATGTTTGATGTAACATCAAGAGTTACTTACAAGAATGTACCAAATTGGCACAGAGATTTGGTACGAGTATGTGAAAACATCCCTATAGTGTTGTGTGGCAACAAAGTGGATATTAAGGACAGAAAAGTCAAGGCAAAATCCATTGTCTTCCACAGGAAGAAGAACCTTCAG tattaTGATATTTCAGCCAAGAGTAACTACAACTTTGAGAAGCCTTTCCTCTGGCTTGCTAGAAAGCTTATTGGAGATCCTAACTTGGAGTTTGTTGCCATGCCTGCTCTTGCACCACCTGAAGTTGTTATGGacccagcactggcagcacaGTATGAGCAAGACTTACAG ATTGCTCAAACCACTGCACTGCCAGATGAAGATGATGACCTGTGA